The Clupea harengus chromosome 13, Ch_v2.0.2, whole genome shotgun sequence DNA window tgtgtgtgtgtgtgtgtgtgtgtgtgtgtgtgtgtgtgtacgtgtgtgtgtgtgtgtgtgtgtgtgtgtgtgtgtgtgtgtgtgtgtgtgtgtgtgtgtgtgtgtgtcatagagaGTTGAGACATTTGCTGGAGCTTTGTGGGAAGCTGTTATAGGACAAGCCCCGAGATTCAGTGCATGTCCTCTGAACCTGAAGTGATTTCACACGTGCACATGGAGAACACATGAAggcatgctttcacacacacacacacacacacacacacacacatataagcttCATACACATTTCATTTGAGGTGGTACAGATGAAGGTTACTTTGGAGAACACTGGGTCAGACAGGGTTTGtttggctgcagtgtgtgtatgtgtgtgtgtgtgtgtgtgtgtgtgtgtgtgtgtgtgtggatatgtgtgtgtgtgtgtgcgtgtttgtgtgtgtgtgtgtgtgtgtgtgtgtgtgtgtgtgtgtgtgtgtgtgtgaggatatgtgtgtgtgtgtcaggatatgtgtgtgtgtgtctgtgtgtgaggatatatatctctgtgtgtgtgtgtgtgtgtgtgtgtgtgtgtgtgtgtgtgtgtgtgtgtgtgtgtgaggatatgtgtgttgcataaacatgtgtgtctgcagcacGTCATTTTATCACCCAGTGGTAGCTGCAACCCAGGCCAGATTCACACCATTCACACCCCACTGACCAGACTATCAGAGACCACCAGATGTTCCCATGTTGTCAAGGCTAAtccttactacacacacacacacacacacacacacacacacacacactgcaagagGCATTTCCCAGTCATTAAGTCACTTTCTTAGAATCTGCCTGACTGTGCAGTTGAGCCGAGCAGAGAAATAGCATGGGGGATGCAAAGGCCcaatccaaccccccccccccccaccaccccctctgcCCTAGCACTTGGCCCTACGCCTCCAGTTTGCACGCCCCCGCGTAGAGTAGGAGGGTGTCCTGTTTCTTCTGGAGCAGCATCAATTCAATAGAACCTCGTGTGATATTCACTATATCAATTAAATAGAACCTCATGTGATATTCACTGTGTCAATTCAATAGAACcttgtgtgatttgtttgtctCAGCACAGTTATTTTCATGTCCCGTGCCTCACTGCAGGGCAGAGATTTCAATGGTCAGGACTACACAGGGTTGTCCCATTTCACAGGGGGGGTATTGCCAAACATACCTCTTTGGTTTGAGTAGCAGCTCCAAAGCAAGGTGTAGGGGTAAAAATAAGGTGTAGGGGTAAAAATAAGAAATGTGTTAAAGCTTAGAAGATATGAAtgcacaacaacagcacagaccCGTTTCCGTGTTAACCCCTCCTTACTGCTTTCACAAACTCGCCAATCCCATCTTCTTCAAAAGGTCAACATTCTCATCTCCCTTTAGACCAATCACATTTTCATTTGACCCAAGACTTAACAACAGTCAGACTATCTGACAAATGTCATTTGACCCTACATGCCCCTGTCTTTCAATTGTCATGTTTGCATAATGACCTACGGACTGTGAGAGCAGATTCTGCTTTTCTTTCATGAGATTTGATTTGTGGCTTTGATTTGTGCTTTAATGTGTGCTTGGTGTATGAActgtatgtgaagtgtgtgtttaacacaggtgtgtgtgtatgtgaagtgtgtgtctaacacaagtgtgtgtttccctctgaaGGCCATGTACATGTTCTACGCCCTGGCGATCGTGTGTGACGACTACTTTGTTCCCTCGCTGGAGAAGATCTGTGAGGTAAGAAAATTCACCGTCTAACAGTGGAACTAGAACAAccattagacagacacacacacacacacacacacacacacacagacccacacacacacacacacacacacacacacacacacacacacacacacacacacacacacacacacacacacacacatacagctatcTGAGCTGACCTTGATCAGTATTCTGCACACTGCCAGAGTGTGTAAAGTTTGACATGAGTGACAGCTGGCTGGAAGAGTGGGAGGGAGTGTTCACTCATTAGTAACTcactgcatccctctctctttctttgacgctgtttcttccatctctctgcaccccccccctctccctccctccctttctgtctctctctctctctctctttctctctctctctccctccctccctttctgtctctctctctctctctctctcgctctctctctctttctctctctctccctctctccctttctctctctctctctctctctcgctctctctctccctccctccctttctctctctctctctctctctgtctctctctctctctctttctctccagcgGTTGCATCTGAGTGAGGATGTTGCTGGAGCAACCTTCATGGCAGCAGGAAGTTCAGCCCCAGAACTCTTCACTTCTGTCATTGGTAACATTTAATTTCTGTTaagtctgcctctgtgtgtgtttgtgtgtgtgtgtgtgtgtgtgtgtgtgtgtgtgtgtctgtgtgtgtgtctgtgtctgtgtatgtatgtgtgggtgcgtgtgtgtaatcGCATCATTCTGTGACTGACACATACAGCCCCTCTTTACTCTTTGTTATTAATTGCTACTGACAAAAGTGCCATTGACTAGACTTTCACATACATGAGAAACAAacggcaatgtgtgtgtttctgtcacacATAAGTAAGGTTGTGCCTGCTGCCTGTATAGTTCAgagactaaatgactaaattacTTCTGTCACACATAAGGAAGGTTGTGTGTGCTGACTGTATAGTTCAgagactaaatgactaaattacTTCTGTCACACATAAGGAAGgttgtgtgtgctgcctgtatagttcagagactgagagagtaaATGAGAGAGTAAATGTCACACATAAGGAAGGTTGTGTGTGCTGACTGTATAGttcagagactgagagagtaaATGACGTTGCTCCTGTGGAGTGTGATCTGAATGAGCGCCTCTTCGTCACACAGGAGTGTTCATCACTAAGGGAGACGTAGGGGTGGGCACCATTGTGGGCTCCGCCGTCTTCAACGTCCTCGTAATCATAGGCGTCTGCGGGATATTCGCTGGACAGGTAAGACCTCTCATCACGCACCTGACATCATGAAGTGAAAAAGAACTCTACTGTTACACAAGCATTTCCTTTCAtctccattttgttttgactgGGTGAGTGTAATACAAACAACATTTAATCAGCGACCAACTTTGTGCAACTAGTCACTTTAGCCAGACACAACCATATGTTTCAATTACTTATTAATGTAATAACACCTCTTTTCTCATAGTATCATATCATGGTGACATCCTTTTCTTACTGGTTGTAATGGTTTCTTCAGAGGAGAATGCTTTTCCTGAAGGGTTTTATCGGCATTAAACAGACAGCAAAAATGGCTGTGCCGTGAAGGCTCAGGTTCCAGATAGTGAAGTATTTATCCTCGGCCATCTTGGCACAGTCAGTGATGACCCCCCCCACGGGCGGGGGCAGGAGCCCTTGGATTAGCTGTGATGAGTAATCTTTGCTACTCCGCTTCGCACAGATCAGCTGGGTGCTCCAATCCCAGCGAGAAATACTGTCATCTCCTCACAGAcacggagcacacacacacacacacacacacacacagacacggagcacacacacacacacacacacacacacacacacggagcacacacacacacacacacacacacacacacacacgtaggacACACTgcccttgtttttttcttctctctgtccttgttttcttctgtgtttttttttctttcttttacccTTTAATCGCCATCTGCCAAGGGCACGGTGAGGCTAGTAATCTGACAGCACTCAGACCAAGTGTGATAGTGCGGTTGAgaagtgcatgcacacaaacacacacacacacacacacacacacacacacacacatatatacatacaccagccacacagcacacattcttgcacaaactaacacattcaccctcagtacaaacacactctctcacacacacacactctctctcacacacacacacacacacacacacacacacacacacacacattcacacacatacacacacatacagagagaggcaacaggaagggacagagagtgagtgagaaggagagagagtgctagTATTGAGGGTTTACAGCTAAAGAGGTGGCTCTTGGCAACAGGATCCCTTGGAGGCACATACGCACAATGCCAATGTTAGCACCGAGCAGCACGCACTTTCACGAGACAGTTTCCTGCGTCGTCATGGCAACTCAGTGTTGCAGATCTTACCTATGGCTCGGGTTGAGTAGCATGACGAGTGTTGGCAAGCAAGACTCCCTCCCGTCATCTGGTTCTTCAAAATGAACGGCCTTTTCAAGGTCGCGCAAATGAACTCAGATCAATAatcacagaagcacacaccGCACTCATAGATAATCTCGCACACGTAATGTGTCTCCAGCCGAAAGGGGGTGGTCACAACCTTTTAACTGAATCCTCTGCCAGAAAATGGACTTTGTGTCGGGAAAATTCCGAGAAAGAGAGGCGATTAATCTCGTCATCAAGATTGTTTCTGCAGAATGTTGCGTGTTTGTCCCTATCcctgtcccagtgtgtgtgtgtgtgtgtgtgcacgtgtgtgtgtgtgcgtgtgtgtgtgtaagtgcatgttaATTCAGGTTAGCATGTATAGTATACTGTACTTTAGTTTAAGCTGGTGgataagcacacacagtcatgtattTACCAGATTCAGCTGGTGCCAACGCTGCACCATAATGCCAATGACAACCATTAGGAAATGACAGTAGCACAGTTGCACACCCAGCCGCTCAGGTGAAGGGGGATTTTCCAGCTCACAGCTCATGTCACCTTGGACAGATGACAACAGACaatgactccccccccccccccaaccaataTCCcactgtttgagtgctgtgtgttATTTCATGCATCATTCAGGCTCTCTGGTCTATAGAGGATAGACTGACCTGTACAGTGCAGAGGGATGCTGTTGACATgacctctcgctgtctctccaaccccccccccccatcctctatTCACAGGCAGTGCGACTCTCCTGTTGGACACTAATGAGAGATTCAGTGTTCTACACCATATCAGTGACCGCTCTCATTGTGGTGAGTACATGCAGCAGCTTAAGTGCTTTTTGCaaagcacccccacacacacaccagacacacacacacacacacacacacacacacacacacacacaggcctacacacaTTTGGCTGGTTCTCTTGCCCCTATGGGCCTCCTCGTGCAGCTCCTCCACAGGACCCATGGGTGTCCAGCTAAACTCTTGTTTACGCAGCCCAGCATGTGTTCACagcacacagcaaaacaaacacgAACCAACACAGCAAAGCAGCacagggggaatgagagagagagagagagagagagagagagagagagtgtgagagagagagagagcgtgagagagagagtgagagagagagtgagagagagaaagagagagagaaagagagagagtgaaaaagtgGAGAACTAGAAAGTAAGGAAAGAAATGTATTTGATCGGCGTAATCTTCAAAGCCAACTCAAGCTGTCTTGCCAGTCTCAGAACTCGCTGCAGTGAGGAACACTAAGATCTTACCATCTCCTTACTGTTTTGGACTGCTTCTCCCAgtgttaagagagagagagagcaaccagTGTGctggttaagagagagagagagagagagagagagagagcaaccagTGTGctggttaagagagagagagagagagagagagagaaagcaaccAGTGTGctggttaagagagagagagagagagagagagagaaagcaaccagtgtggtggttaagagagagagagagagagcaaccagTGTGctggttaagagagagagagagagagagagcaaccagTGTGctggttaagagagagagagagagagagagagagagcaaccagTGTGctggttaagagagagagagagagagagagagagagagagagaaagcaaccagtgtggtggttaagagagagagagagagagcaaccagTGTGctggttaagagagagagagagagagagagagcaaccagTGTGctggttaagagagagagagagagagagagagaaagcaaccagtgtggtggttaagagagagagagagagagcaaccagTGTGctggttaagagagagagagagagagagagcaaccagTGTGctggttaagagagagagagagagagagagagagcaaccagTGTGctggttaagagagagagagagagagcaaccagTGTGctggttaagagagagagagagagagagagagcaaccagTGTGctggttaagagagagagagagagagagagagagcaaccagTGTGctggttaagagagagagagagagagagagagcaaccagTGTGctggttaagagagagagagagagagagagagagaaagagagagagagagagagcgtgtttaAATGATAGTTGGTTGTTCAATGACGCGCTGGGGAAACGCATCCCTAAATGCCACTGTAGCCATCACCGTGGTGATCAGGGAGGATGTGGCGTGAACAAGCAGCTCAATAAGGGCTGCGGTGGTGGCGAACAGGTGCAGCTTTGAGGAGGTGCGGGGTGCGTTACATGTGGGAGTGGGGatgggggtgaggagggtgggtgggtggagaggTAGCTCCTGCAGTGAGCGCTGGCACAGCCCGTTGCGGCGGGTCATTGAAGGAGGGCAGGATGAAGGGGCAGCATCTGGTtggcacgcgtgtgtgtgtgtgtgtgtgtgtgtgtgtgtgaggatatatatgtgtgtgtgtgtgtgtgtgtgtgtgtgtgtgtgtgtgtgtgtgtgtgtgtgtgtgtgtgtgtgtgtgtgtgtgtgtgtgtgtgtgtgtgtgtgtgtgtgtgtgtgtgtgtgtgtgtgtgtgtgtgtgtgtgcacatattgCCCTGAGGCTGGGCTCATGTTCCACAGGCGAAGACTCGGGGGTTGAGCCAGCCAGCTAGCTCCTCACAGCAGTGCCATTAGCATCTTCTGTCTTTCAGATACAGTAGTTACAGTtagcctacgtgtgtgtgtgtgtgtgtgtgtgtgtgtgtgtgtgtgtgcacggattGCCCTGAGGCTGGGCATCTTATGTCTTTTAGATACAGTAGTTACAGTTGGCCTGCAGGCAGCTAGCCAGGGCTAACTAGGGTGCATGCCCCTGACATGAGTGGCTTAAACATGCGGCTGGTACACAAGAGCATCTGAGTAGTACTAAAGCTATCGCTATGGGCATAAGCCCATCTCCCTACAGTGAGCTGTCAAAcatgccccccctcccacacacacacacacacacacacacacacacacacacagagacacacaccatccctaGAAGTACATAACTCTTATATTATTTATGGATGTTATTGCAGCTGCTCAgatactgcacttgcagtatgAGTTTCAGAGAGAGGAGCGTGATGCTGAGTAATACTGCTAACGCGTGAGGATGTGGTTAGAGGTTTGAGCAGTTCAACTTtcgggggggagagacagaaggggaaGCTGGTGGGTTGCATCACTGATTCCCCATATGGCCACACGTCAGTTACTAGGCTGGGTCAGCTCAGCTTGGCTCGGAgcagagtagaggagagggagagggagagggagagggagaggagaggagaggtagaggagaggagaggagaggatagaggaggggaggggagaggaggggaggggagggtagaggagaggagaggaggggagtggagaggaaaggaggggaggggaggggaggggaggggaggggagaggagaggagaggagaggagaggagaggagaggagagttacTGGGCTGTGAGTTACCGTTGAAGAAGTCTGTTGTCATGGTTGATTCAGTGGCCAGCCATCAGTAGCACAGAGTACGCTGTCAGCATGAAGTTATGTTGTAGCGAGGGCAGAGAAAATGATGGTAGCTGTCATGAGACTGTTCTGTGCTCAATTCCATCTCAGTTTGAGCTCCATAGATGCAGATGTTGACTGCATTATACATGGAGCTTTTGTGTCATTCATTCACTTCAATGTCGGTGCATTAAAACTCTAAGAGAGTCTAAGACTCGGTTTGTTCCATTCAGAAGATAAAGCATAGCACAAATACACCAAGGAAGTATGTATTGATTTATAGTGCGCATTGAAGTGGGAAGCTTATTGAAGTATGACAGTTGTGTTGACAGGTCGGATTATTTCCTTCAGTGAGAGGATGTTTTGCAGAGTCTCTGTTTCTGGCAGCAACCACATAACCAAAACCTCTCAAGTTTCTCAGGATTAGCTTGAGTAGGCAAATAGTAAACTGAAATCAGAGCAGCCAAGTTCTATTGCAAAGGGGCAGAGTTGGAGTGTGCTGCCATCTAATGGACAGTTCATAACACTGCACGCAAAGGGCTGCTCAAGAAATTCTTGCTGTTCAACTCAgcggtgaaaacaaaaaaacaagcaggGTGTCAAgaaatgtctctgtctctgtgaccTGACCCGGCattcttgtctttctcttttacaGTTCATATATGACGAGAAGATAACATGGTGAGTTTCCACcctactctactcatcttgcCTCTGGTCCAACAGTAGTATATGTCCATAATATACTTGTCTATAATAGTAATACTGCCACTCTGCAGGCATGGACAGTATGACATTAAGTATAATAAGAATAAAGTATGAATATTATGTTTTCAGAAGTATGACATTAAatagaataagaataaagaattattaaatattatgtTTTAAGAAGTTTGTGTTGGTAATGTGCTCTACCTGCTGTTTGTTTCTAGGTGGGAATCTCTCACTCTCGTGTCGATGtactttgtttacattttcataatGAAGTAAGTTGGTCCCTGTCATCACATAGATGTACATGTGTGCTGACCTAGTAGCAGATTCTGTGTTGCGTGTATACGACACACACTGTCCGTTTTCCTCCGCAGGATGAACTCAACCATCGTGCGTTTCATCGAGAGGCGGAAGAAGAACTCTGCCAACCTGGGCAACGGCACAGCCAGTAACGCCGAGCTGGACGACGGCTGTGACGCCACCGTGGTGCTGTTGAAAAAAGGTGCCTAGGGGGACCCACGGTTTACTGTGGTGAAGGGTCTGTGGGATGCTGCCCTAGGGGGaaccatttcacacacacacacacacacacacacacacacacacacaaacacacacaaacaaacgcacacacacatacacacacacacacacacacacacacacacacaaacaaatgcacacacacatacacacacacacacacacacacacacacacacacacacacacacacacacacacacacacacacacacggcatgtttcccatctctctctgctccagtgCTCCTAATTAAAGTCATTATGTAACTATAAGGGCCTTGATTAGCTACATCAGGTAGGTTCAGTTGCACTGACGAGTTCAGTCAGGTGTGATGGagcagagagaaatgaaaacagtCCTGGGGTCCCCCAGGAGCAGGAGAAAGTCTgcaggtgtgtgcctgtgtgtgtgtgtgtgtgtgtgtgtgtgtgtgtgtgtgtgtgtgtgtgtgtgcctgtgtgtgtgtgtgtgtgtgtgtgtgtgtgtgtgtgtgtgtgtgtgtgtgagagagagagagagagagagagagagagagagagagagagagagagagagagagagagagagagagagagagagagagagagagagagagagagagagagagagagagagagagagagtgagtgagtgagtgagtgagtgagtgagtgagtgagtgagtgagtgagtgagtgagtgagtgagtgagtgagtgagtgagtgagtgagtgagtgagtgagtgagtgagtgagtgagtgtttgcggtgtgtgagtgagtgagtgagtgagtgagtgagtgagtgagtgtgtgtttgcggtgtgtgagtgagtgagtgagtgagtgagtgagtgtgtgtttgcggtgtgtgagtgtgtcagagttcCTATTTGAGTACCTGTGTATATATGagactgtctgtgtctatccatgtttgtttcatgtaatatgtaataatcgcaacatgtggtgtgtgtgtgtgtgtgtatgtgtgtgtatgtgtgtgtgtgagtgtgtgtgtgtgtgtctgtgtgtgtgtgtgtatgtgtggttgctCCTGTCTAGCTTAGCCTGTTATTGTCAACTCAACTCTACATAAGACTCTATAATTACCTCTGACTGTTTGACTCcatgtccctctgtctctctgacctgTGCGTGTGGTCCTCCTTCCAGCTAACTTCCACAGGAAGGCCTCGGTGCTGATGGTGGACGAGCTGCTGTCGGCCTACCCCCACCAGCTGTCCTTCTCCGAGGCCGGCATGCGCATCATGATCACCAGCCACTTCTCCCCGCGCACCCGTCTCACCATGGCCTCCCGTATGCTCATCACTGAGGTGGGTGGGggaacacacacgtggacacacacacacacacacacacacacacacacacacacacacacccgcctcaCCATGGCCTCCCGCATGCTCATcactgaggtgtgtggtggaacacacacgtgcacacacacacacacacacacacacacacacacacccccgcctcACCATGGCCTCCCGCATGCTCATcactgaggtgtgtggtggaacacacacgtgcacacacacacacacacacacacacacacacacacacacacacacacacacccgcctcaCCATGGCCTCCCGCATGCTCATcactgaggtgtgtggtggaacacacacacacacacacacacacacacacacacacacacacacccgcctcaCCATGGCCTCCCGCATTctcatcactgacacacacacataaagcagaCATACCCTTCATTCTTTTTTACTAACACTGATGATTTGTATATGCAAAGATGtattgaagcacacacacagacacacacagacacacacagacacacacagacacacacagacacacacgttcacactaTTCACTGATGATTTGTATATGCAAAGATGtattaaagcacacacagacacacacagacacacacagacacacacagacacacacgttcacactaTTCACTGATGATTTGTATATGCAAAGATgtattaaagcacacacacagacacacacagacacacacagacacacacgttcacactaTTCACTGATGATTTGTATATGCAAAGATgtattaaagcacacacacagacacacacagacacacacagacacacacagacacacacagacacacacagacacacacagacacacacgttcacactaTTCACTGATGTGAGTTCTGATCCTCCTGGTATCATTCATGTCATTCAGTAGAAATGatctatgtgtctgtgatgcAGAGATtgtgtttaattttgtctcTCAAATTCATCACAGATAGaaaaatggattttttttatcaagcaCGCCTTGTGTGGCAGCGTAGATTCATCAACACACTGACACCTATCAAATGGAACATGAAATACCCATATCTAGAATACTtgtcttatctgtgtgtgtgttcgtgtgtgtgtgtgtcctcacagaGGCAGCGTCTGATAAATGGACACTTCATCAACGGCGACTCTGACATCACTGCCAAACAGCCGGGCCGGCGTGCCTTGGAGAACGGCCTGGGAGGCGCGGAGCGCGGGCTCAATGGCCGCCGAGGAGGTCACCGTGACGACGACCGAGGAGGAGCGGAGACGGGCACAGACACGGAAAACGACAACGAAGACAACGAGAACAACGaaaatgatgaagaggaggaggaggaggatggcaaTGAGGGACCTCTCGTCCCATTTCAAGTACCAGGTACCGActagctcacagctcacagcttACTCAACCCCCTCAGAACACGACATGGACACTTACTCAACCCCCTCAGAACACGGCATGGACAGGAGATGGGTAgcgaaaaacaagaaaagagtACAAACACAAGACCTACATTGATATTGATATGAGTCTCTCCTAGTACCAACTGCTCTGTATCCTACTGCACTATGATCAATGGTAGCTAATCCCAATATGTCAGTTATAATAGTTATGTTGTGATGGCTCTCTTagatttctcattttctctctctctctctctctctctctctctctctctctctctctctctctctctctctgtctgcccatAGGCGGTTGCTGTAATAAGGTGAAGTGGGTGCTGGCCTGGCCGTTATGTCTGGTGTTGTACTTCACCGTGCCCAACTGTGCCAATCCTCGTTGGGAGCGGTGGTTCATGGGGACGTTTGCCGCGTCCACGCTCTGGATCGCTGGCTTCTCCTACATCATGGTGTGGATGGTAAGGAGCACCTgaacacctgaacacctgaacacctgaacacctgaTCTCTTGTTttccatgcaacacacacatgcacacatatgcacacacacatgcacacacacatgcaacacacacatgcacacacagatgacacatacgtatgcacacacatgcaacacacacatgcacacacatgcacacacacatgcacacacacatgcacacacacatgcacacacatgcacagattgCACACACATTGAGTCAGTGTATCTATCAGTGGTGAAGTACATACAAAGATAAATGCATGCTATTTACAGTCAATCACCCCTTTGTAATGATATTGTATTGATATAGTGTGGTAAAATGTGGCACATATTAACAGTGGACCACCTAAAGAAATGCAAGATATTTGAAGTATTTTATGATGcgtaaatacatttaaaaaacattaaGTACATTGATTGGGTCCTGTGTTTACTCCATTCCCTGTGCCTCAGGTCACAATCATCGGGTTCACCCTGGGCATCCCTGATGTCATCATGGGAATCACATTCCTGGCAGCTGGCACCAGCGTTCCCGACTGCATGGCCAGCCTCATTGTGGCGCGCCAAggtcagagcagcagcagcagcagcagcagcagcagcagcatctcacGACTCCATTGTCAATACGAACACAATAGTCCATCACTCAGTCagactgaggagagaaagagatgagagggtgaaagatGAGAGAGTCAGACAGGATTAGaggcagcctgagagagagaggggctgcaAGCTGTGCCACTGACCGTTTGTACAACAGCCCAGCAACACAAGAGTGTCACGTTGCCATAGTTACCTGGGGGATGGTGAAACCAGCTTTGCTGCATTATTGTTCCATTTCGTTTATCGTTATTACAATCATAATGTGTTTATCTTCCTGaactttatcttttttttagtcagtctctgtgtgcatATAGTATTGTGAACTTCTATACAAACTCTGTTATGCAACTGATATTATTAGTTAAAGGTAAACAGATAAATGAGTTCAAACGTTTCCAAGTGTTTCAGCAGCTGAGCAGTGAGATGAGCTTGTAAAGCGGTGGATCACTGCACCCGTACGAACATGAACAAATCACACACGTCCCACAGGGGCTCGACTtttatctttgtttattttgtctTGTCATAAAATATTCATTTACTCTGTCTGGGAGACTGGGAATGTTGAAGGA harbors:
- the slc24a3 gene encoding sodium/potassium/calcium exchanger 3 — encoded protein: MDGVIVGWMPESAGVQSCPLQVMLSQKKIKARRKRRKELFVGQMCFMGLLVMVVSGLSHFAENSGYRTPSIGPKVSPSWESRRLLQEYEDTFTYIPETTVETSRLPKNCTEPALHEFPTDLFTHQERTEGAVALHVLCAMYMFYALAIVCDDYFVPSLEKICERLHLSEDVAGATFMAAGSSAPELFTSVIGVFITKGDVGVGTIVGSAVFNVLVIIGVCGIFAGQAVRLSCWTLMRDSVFYTISVTALIVFIYDEKITWWESLTLVSMYFVYIFIMKMNSTIVRFIERRKKNSANLGNGTASNAELDDGCDATVVLLKKANFHRKASVLMVDELLSAYPHQLSFSEAGMRIMITSHFSPRTRLTMASRMLITERQRLINGHFINGDSDITAKQPGRRALENGLGGAERGLNGRRGGHRDDDRGGAETGTDTENDNEDNENNENDEEEEEEDGNEGPLVPFQVPGGCCNKVKWVLAWPLCLVLYFTVPNCANPRWERWFMGTFAASTLWIAGFSYIMVWMVTIIGFTLGIPDVIMGITFLAAGTSVPDCMASLIVARQGLGDMAVSNSIGSNVFDILVGLGLPWTLQTLAVDYGSTIALNSKGLIYSVGLLLASVFLTIVGVHLNNWTLDRRLGLACLMMYAVFLGFSILIEFNVFTFVNLPTCRGGAV